One Enterobacter asburiae genomic window, GATTTTGGCATCGACCGGATACGTGACGTACTGCTCAACGGTGTGAACAAAGGCGTCGACCACGCCGTTAGCCACCTGACGCGCGGGCAGGGTGTAGGTGTAAACCGGGTCCAGAATAGCGAATACAGGCTGAACGTGTTCGTTCATGAAGGCCTGTTTGTCGCCGGTGGTTTTACGGGAGATCACCGCGCCCTTGTTGGATTCAGAGCCGGTCGCCGGCAGGGTCAGCACGGAGCCCATCGGGATGGCGCTTTTAATGTCGCTGCCGCGGGTTTCCAGAATGTGCCACGGATCGATGCCGTCAGCGTAGTGCGCTGCTGCCGCGATGAATTTGGTGCCGTCCAGTACGGAGCCGCCGCCGACGGCCAGCAGGAAGGTGATGTTTTCTTCGCGGGCGATTTTCACCGCGTTCATCAGCGTTTCGTAAGACGGGTTTGGCTCGATGCCGCCGAACTCACGCACGTCCAGACCGTCCAGCGCGCTATATACCTGATCCAGCACGCCGGTTTTTTTCACGCTGCCGCCACCGTAGGTGATCAGTACGCGGGCGTCAGCAGGGATCTGCGCGCGCAGATCGGCGATAGCGTCTTTACCAAACAGGATGCGGGTTGGGGTGTGAAGATTAAAGTTGTTCATTGCTCGTTCCCTTTAGTGGGTGAAAAACCGTGGTGGCGCAGAGGGCTACCTGATGCTGCACATTGTGGCCGCCCGGGGCTATCCTCTCAATGCACATTCCTGCCGATGTCTTGCCCATTTCTACAGAGCGCTGGAGAAAGCGCGGAAAAGCACGCACACTGTTAACGTCGTAAACCGTGCCCGGAGTAACGTAATATGAACCGTGAAGCGATCTGCCATCAGCTCACTGCGCAGATTAAGAGACTGATAGATAACGAAAATGGCGTCAGTGGCCTGCTTCCTGACATTCGCCTGCTTTATGGCACGCAGCCCGGGACGCGCACGCCGGTCATGTACCAGCCGGGCATCGTTTTTCTCTTCTCGGGCCATAAAATTGGCTATATCAACGAGCGCGTGTTCCGCTACGACACCAATGAATATCTGCTCCTGACAGTACCTTTACCCTTCGAATGTGAAACCTTCGCGACAGAGGCCGTTCCGCTGGCCGGTATTCGCGTCAACGTCGATATTCTTCAGCTGCAGGAGCTGCTGATGGAGATAGGTGAAGACGAGTTCTTCCAGCCTTCGATGGCGTCGAGCGGGATTAACTCGGCGACGCTGTCGGAGGAGATCCTCTGCGCCATTGAGCGTCTGCTGGACGTGATGGAGAGGCCGCTGGACGCGCGTATTCTGGGCAAGCAGATTATCCGCGAAATTCTCTACCATGTGCTGCTGGGCCCAGGGGGCGGGGCTTTACTGGCTCTGGTGAGCCGACAGACCCACTTCAGCCTGATAAGCCGCGTGCTCAAGCGTATTGAAAGCCAGTACACGGAAAATCTCAGCGTCGACCAGCTGGCGGCGGAAGCGAACATGAGCGTCTCGGCGTTTCACCATAATTTTAAATCGGTGACCAGCACCTCGCCGCTGCAGTACCTCAAAACCTACCGTTTGCATAAGGCGCGGATGCTGATGATCCACGACGGCATGAAGGCCAGCGCGGCGGCGATGCGGGTGGGTTACGAAAGCGCGTCGCAGTTCAGTAGGGAGTTTAAGCGCTATTTCGGCGTTACGCCGGGAGAAGATGCATCACGCATCCGAACGATGCAGGGAGCCTGACGAAAAACGTAGGCCGGGTAAGCGATAGCGCCACCCGGCTTTGTTGAATTATGCGCTGCAGTACTTCTTCTTAATCACTACCGCAATAGTCCCCACCAGTCCCGCGACCAGCAGGAACATCGGCAGCACCATCAGGAAGGTCATCACCTGATCTTCGTGGTGTTTCACAAAGGGGATCATATTCAGCGCGTAGCCGAGGGTGGTGACTACACCCACCCACAGCAGTGCGCTCAGCCAGTTGAAGAACTGGAAGCGGCGGTTTGACAGACCGGAAATGCCCGCCATCGTAGGCAGAAGCGTGCGAACAAACGCCAGGAAACGCCCCGCCAGCAGCGCCAGCAGGCCATGCCGGTCGAACATGCAGGTCGCACGCTGATGATATTTATGCGGCAGCTGCGCCAGCCAGCCTTTCACGACGCGGGTATTCCCCAGCCAGCGGCCCTGCAGATAGCTCAACCAGCAGCCCAGGCTGGCTGCGGAGGTGAGAATAACCATCGTTGACGTGAAGTCCATGACGCCTTTGCCGATTAACGCCCCGGCAAGTAAAAGCAGGCTGTCACCGGGTAAAAAAGAGGCTGGCAGTAATCCATTTTCCAGAAACAGAGTTGCGAACATCACGAGGTAAACGATACCGACGACGTGAGGATCCGCCAGCGCGGCAAAGTCGTGTTGCCAGAGCGCCGCGATAATATCTTGAATAACAGCCATGGACTTTCCTGTGGAACAGCAGATATAGCGCTATTGTACTCCCTTATTCGCCCGTCGGGTTTGATCCCGGGCGCAACTCATGCAGACTTTTCTGCTTGCGGTGTCCACAAAAGCGTCCAGGGAGTACATTTTCAGCCAGCACTCTACACGATACGCTCGAACCCTGCTGCTAAATCGGCAATCAGATCGTCAACATTTTCTAAACCGATATGCAGTCGAATCAGGGTACCGCTGAAGTCCACTTCTCCGCCGGGACGCAGAGCCGCAACCTGTTCCGGCTGGTTAGGCAGGATCAGGGATTCAAAACCGCCCCAGGAGTAGGCCATGCTGAAGAGGGTAAAATTATCCAGATAGCTCGCCAGCTCGTCGTTATTCAGCCGTTTTTTCAGCACGAACGAGAACAGCCCGCTGCTGCCCGTAAAGTCACGTTGCCAGAATTCGTGGCCTTTACTGCCCGGTAGCGCGGGGTGATTAACGCGCTCAACCAGCGGATGCTGCGCCAGCCATTCGGCCACTTTCAGGCTGCTTTTATGGTGCTGACGCAGGCGAACGCCCAGCGTGCGGATACCGCGGCTGGTCATGTAGGCCGTGTCCGCGTCCACCATCTGGCCCATCAGGTAGGCATTTTCACGCAGCTGATCCCAGCAGCGCGCGTTGGAGACCGCAGTGCCAATCATGCCGTCAGAGTGGCCTATCAGGTACTTCGTCGCCGCCTGAATCGAGATATCAATGTCGAATTCCAGCGCCTTAAATAGCACGCCTGCCGCCCAGGTATTGTCGATCATGATAATCGCCTCCGGCGCTTTGCTGCGCACGGCCTTCACGATGGCAGGGACGTCGTGCACTTCCATGGTGAGTGACCCCGGAGATTCCAGGAACACAATGCGCGTGTTTGGCTGAATAAGTTCGGCAATGCCTTCACCGATCAGCGGGTCAAACCAGCCGGTGGTCACGCCGAGCTTGCTGAGGATTTTGGTGCAGAAGTCCTGGCTGGGCTCATAGGCGGTGTTGGTCATCAGGATGTGATCGCCCTGTTCCACAAACGCCAGAATGGTGTTGGCGACCGCCGCCGCGCCGCAGGGGAATAATGCGCAGCCCGCGCCGCCTTCCAGCTCGCACATCGCCTCCTGCAGAGAAAAATGGGTTAGCGTGCCGCGACGGCCATAAAACAGCCCGCCTTTCGCGCGGTTGCGCGTGGCGATTTTTTTCTCCTCAACGGTATCAAACACCAGCGAGGAGGCTCGTTGAATCACGCTGTTGACCGATCCCTGCGTATATTTTTTGCTGCGTCCTGCCTGTACCAGCGTGGTATCAAGATGCTTTTTTGTCATGTTCGCTAACCCTGTTTTTATACGTCTGGACGTCCAGACTACCACGATTGAAAAAAACTGCACCCCGAGGCTTATCGAATAAGCAGAAAATATTAGCAAAAATTCGCATAAGAAATTTTTACTGCGTAAGCGCAAGGAAAGTGAACGAAAATTGCGGCACCATGTAAATACTAATGAGAACGACTATCAATTCGACGACGTTTTGATATTATTACGCTCAGATTTTGTGATTTGCGTCCTGGAGATACAGAGTGGGTAATAATTTGATGCAGACGGATCTCTCCGTTTGGGGCATGTATCAGCATGCTGACATCGTGGTTAAGATTGTGATGATCGGCCTGATTCTGGCGTCCGTTGTCACCTGGGCTATCTTCTTCAGCAAGAGCGCCGAGCTGCTTTCGCAGAAGCGCCGCCTTAAGCGCGAACAGCAGCAGCTGGCCGAAGCCCGCTCTCTGGATCAGGCTTCTGATATGACCTCATCCTTCCACGCGAAAAGCCTGACCAGCATGTTAGTTAATGAAGCACAGAACGAGCTGGAACTCTCCGCAGGCAGTGAAGATAACGAAGGCATTAAAGAGCGTACCGGTTTCCGCCTGGAGCGTCGCGTTGCGGCCGTGGGGCGCCATATGGGCCGCGGCAATGGTTATCTGGCGACCATCGGTGCGATTTCTCCGTTCGTCGGCCTGTTCGGTACGGTCTGGGGCATCATGAACAGCTTTATCGGTATCGCGCAGACTCAAACGACTAACCTGGCGGTCGTGGCGCCGGGCATCGCGGAAGCGCTGCTGGCGACGGCAATCGGTCTGGTTGCGGCTATCCCGGCGGTGGTTATCTACAACATCTTCGCGCGTATGATTGGCAGCTACAAAGCCACGCTGGGTGACGTTGCCGCGCAGGTTTTGCTGCTGCAAAGTCGCGATCTCGACCTGAATGCCAGCTCGGTTAAGCCGGTGCATGCGGCGTCTAAACTGCGCGTAGGTTGATTGTATGGCGATGCGTCTAAACGAAAATCTGGACGATAACGGCGAAATGCATGAAATCAACGTGACGCCGTTTATCGACGTTATGTTGGTTCTGCTGATTATCTTCATGGTAGCTGCGCCGCTGGCGACGGTGGATGTGAAGGTGAATCTGCCTGCCTCTTCCAGCCAGCCCCAGCCGCGCCCGGAGAAGCCTATCTACCTGTCGGTGAAGGCGGATAAATCCATGTTCCTTGGGAACGACCCGGTGACGGCCGACTCCGTCATCCCGGCGCTGGAGCAGCTTACCGGCGGTAAGAAAGACACCACGGTCTTCTTCCGTGCGGATAAAACCGTTGATTATGAAACCATGATGAAGGTAATGGACACGCTGCATCAGGCGGGTTACCTGAAGATTGGACTGGTCGGCGAAGAGAAAGCGTCCTCGAAGTGATAAAGAAGCTGGCGAAAGCCGGCTTTTTTGTTTGTTGCTATGTTAAATCGTTATTATTTTCTGCTGTATATCCCCATTCTTCATATTTATTTATCAATAAAGCCATAAT contains:
- the yqhD gene encoding alcohol dehydrogenase, with translation MNNFNLHTPTRILFGKDAIADLRAQIPADARVLITYGGGSVKKTGVLDQVYSALDGLDVREFGGIEPNPSYETLMNAVKIAREENITFLLAVGGGSVLDGTKFIAAAAHYADGIDPWHILETRGSDIKSAIPMGSVLTLPATGSESNKGAVISRKTTGDKQAFMNEHVQPVFAILDPVYTYTLPARQVANGVVDAFVHTVEQYVTYPVDAKIQDRFAEGILLTLVEDGPKALKEPENYDVRANVMWAATQALNGLIGAGVPQDWATHMLGHELTAMHGLDHAQTLAVVLPALWNEKRDTKRAKLLQYAERVWNITEGSDDARIDAAIEATRSFFEGLGVPTRLSGYGLDGSSIPALLAKLEEHGMTHLGEHGDITLDVSRRIYEAAR
- a CDS encoding AraC family transcriptional regulator: MNREAICHQLTAQIKRLIDNENGVSGLLPDIRLLYGTQPGTRTPVMYQPGIVFLFSGHKIGYINERVFRYDTNEYLLLTVPLPFECETFATEAVPLAGIRVNVDILQLQELLMEIGEDEFFQPSMASSGINSATLSEEILCAIERLLDVMERPLDARILGKQIIREILYHVLLGPGGGALLALVSRQTHFSLISRVLKRIESQYTENLSVDQLAAEANMSVSAFHHNFKSVTSTSPLQYLKTYRLHKARMLMIHDGMKASAAAMRVGYESASQFSREFKRYFGVTPGEDASRIRTMQGA
- the yghB gene encoding DedA family general envelope maintenance protein YghB, whose product is MAVIQDIIAALWQHDFAALADPHVVGIVYLVMFATLFLENGLLPASFLPGDSLLLLAGALIGKGVMDFTSTMVILTSAASLGCWLSYLQGRWLGNTRVVKGWLAQLPHKYHQRATCMFDRHGLLALLAGRFLAFVRTLLPTMAGISGLSNRRFQFFNWLSALLWVGVVTTLGYALNMIPFVKHHEDQVMTFLMVLPMFLLVAGLVGTIAVVIKKKYCSA
- the metC gene encoding cystathionine beta-lyase yields the protein MTKKHLDTTLVQAGRSKKYTQGSVNSVIQRASSLVFDTVEEKKIATRNRAKGGLFYGRRGTLTHFSLQEAMCELEGGAGCALFPCGAAAVANTILAFVEQGDHILMTNTAYEPSQDFCTKILSKLGVTTGWFDPLIGEGIAELIQPNTRIVFLESPGSLTMEVHDVPAIVKAVRSKAPEAIIMIDNTWAAGVLFKALEFDIDISIQAATKYLIGHSDGMIGTAVSNARCWDQLRENAYLMGQMVDADTAYMTSRGIRTLGVRLRQHHKSSLKVAEWLAQHPLVERVNHPALPGSKGHEFWQRDFTGSSGLFSFVLKKRLNNDELASYLDNFTLFSMAYSWGGFESLILPNQPEQVAALRPGGEVDFSGTLIRLHIGLENVDDLIADLAAGFERIV
- the exbB gene encoding tol-pal system-associated acyl-CoA thioesterase, encoding MGNNLMQTDLSVWGMYQHADIVVKIVMIGLILASVVTWAIFFSKSAELLSQKRRLKREQQQLAEARSLDQASDMTSSFHAKSLTSMLVNEAQNELELSAGSEDNEGIKERTGFRLERRVAAVGRHMGRGNGYLATIGAISPFVGLFGTVWGIMNSFIGIAQTQTTNLAVVAPGIAEALLATAIGLVAAIPAVVIYNIFARMIGSYKATLGDVAAQVLLLQSRDLDLNASSVKPVHAASKLRVG
- the exbD gene encoding TonB system transport protein ExbD gives rise to the protein MAMRLNENLDDNGEMHEINVTPFIDVMLVLLIIFMVAAPLATVDVKVNLPASSSQPQPRPEKPIYLSVKADKSMFLGNDPVTADSVIPALEQLTGGKKDTTVFFRADKTVDYETMMKVMDTLHQAGYLKIGLVGEEKASSK